Proteins encoded in a region of the Micropterus dolomieu isolate WLL.071019.BEF.003 ecotype Adirondacks linkage group LG07, ASM2129224v1, whole genome shotgun sequence genome:
- the nck2a gene encoding cytoplasmic protein NCK2a: MTEEVIVVAKWDYTAQQDQELDIRKNERLYLLDDSKTWWRVRNAGNQTGYVPSNYVERKNSLKKGSLVKNIKDTLGLGKTKRKTSARDTSPTPSSDTEYPSNGSGGGVVGGGGAAERIYDLNVPAVVKFAYTAERDDELTLVKGSRVVVMEKCSDGWWRGSQAGRVGWFPSNYVQEELEGVDDRGEGDSSQGYHGGSQGTLLANGRAGVRDEVLHLVQTLYPFSSVTDEELNFEKGEVMKVLEKPENDPEWWRCKNSRGMVGLVPKNYVTVLDERPGLSFATQSSPQNRSVAPARSGKFAGRDWYYGNITRQQAECILNERGEEGDFLIRDSESSPNDFSVSLKASGKNKHFKVQQADGVYCIGQRKFGSMDELVEHYKKAPIFTSEHGEKLYLVKAML, encoded by the exons ATGACAGAGGAGGTGATTGTTGTAGCCAAGTGGGACTACACAGCCCAGCAGGACCAGGAACTTGACATCCGTAAAAACGAGCGTCTCTACCTCTTGGACGACTCAAAGACCTGGTGGCGTGTCCGCAATGCCGGCAACCAAACGGGGTACGTGCCGTCGAACTATGTCGAGCGCAAGAACAGCCTGAAGAAAGGCTCACTGGTGAAGAACATCAAAGACACGCTGG GTTTGGGAAAAACTAAGAGGAAGACAAGTGCCCGTGATACTTCCCCAACACCAAGCTCAGACACAGAGTACCCCTCCAATGGCAGCGGGGGTGGCgtggtgggaggaggaggagctgctgaaAGAATCTACGACCTCAACGTCCCCGCTGTGGTCAAGTTTGCCTACACAGCAGAGAGGGATGACGAGCTGACCCTGGTCAAAGGCTCCAGGGTCGTCGTGATGGAGAAGTGTAGTGACGGCTGGTGGCGGGGCAGTCAGGCGGGCCGCGTGGGCTGGTTTCCCTCCAATTATGTCCAGGAGGAGCTCGAAGGGGTGGATGACAGAGGGGAGGGAGACTCCTCACAGGGCTACCATGGAGGCTCCCAGGGTACTTTGTTGGCCAATGGGCGTGCAGGCGTCCGTGATGAAGTGCTCCACTTGGTTCAAACACTCTACCCCTTCAGCTCTGTGACAGATGAGGAGCTGAACTTTGAAAAGGGAGAGGTCATGAAGGTGTTGGAGAAGCCTGAGAACGACCCGGAGTGGTGGAGGTGTAAGAACTCACGTGGCATGGTGGGCCTGGTACCTAAAAACTATGTGACGGTGCTGGACGAGCGGCCGGGCCTGTCCTTCGCCACGCAGAGCTCCCCGCAGAACCGCTCTGTGGCACCGGCACGCTCAGGGAAGTTCGCTGGGAGGGATTGGTACTACGGCAACATCACCAGACAACAGGCCGAGTGCATACTCAacgagagaggagaggagggcgACTTCCTTATACGGGACAGCGAGTCATCG CCCAAtgatttctctgtgtctctgaagGCATCCGGTAAGAATAAGCACTTTAAAGTGCAGCAGGCGGACGGGGTGTACTGTATCGGCCAGCGCAAGTTTGGCTCCATGGATGAGCTGGTGGAGCACTACAAGAAAGCCCCCATCTTCACCAGTGAGCATGGAGAGAAGCTGTACCTGGTCAAAGCGATGCTGTGA